The DNA window CGGTTCTCCGGGACAAGGCCGCGATTCCGAATATCCGGTGGACGGTCTCCGGCACGATCGAGTGGCCGGAGGCCGAGTACTACGACCGGGTCCAGGAGCCGCTTCTCGGGACGTGGGAGCGAGAGGGTACGGAACTCCAGTTCAACGACGACCTGACGTTTTCGTACCGTGAGTCCGGTCAAGAGGCCACCGGAACGTACGAGACGTACCCGCCCGAGCAGCTTCTTCGGGTCACATATTCTGACGGAAGCGAGTACGAACGGCGCTACGAGATCGACACGGATGGGGGAACGCCTGTTCTCGAGCTCTCGGAGCCAGACGGATCAGGGACCGAACAGTTAGAGCAAACTGTCGACGGCGAGGACGGTCGTAGCTCAGTCGTCGAGATAATCAGGGATTACGGCGTGTACGCAGCCGAGGACGCCGAGACGAACTCCAGAGACCTCACCGCGGGAGCGACGGGGTCGGGGTTTATCGTCAGTCCGGACGGCTACGTCGTGACGAACGCTCACGTCGTCGGCACCGACAAAGACCCCGAGGAGCAGATTTACTACCAGCTCGCGGCCGAAACACGACAGGCCATACAGGGGGAACTGGCAGGCGACGACGACCTCAGCGAGAGCGAGCAACAGGAACTGACCGACATTTTCACGACCAAGTTAAACGATTACTACGCAGAGAAGTCCACTGTCGCCTCGGTCTCGACGAGCGTCGGCGTCCTCAGTGGCACCGCGACGCCGGACGAGGAGTTCAGCGCCAAGAGCTGGTCGGCGTCCGTCGAGACGACCGGCTCTGTCTACGAAGAGGTCGACGGCGAGACGACGTGGGGCCGGGACATCGCCGTTCTCAAAGTCGACGTGGACCACCCGCTCCCGACCGTCCGGCTGGGCGACTCTACCGGACTCGGAACCGGCGCGGACCTGTTCGTCATCGGCTATCCGACTATCGGCATCGAGTCCCTGTTCACGGACCGCAATACAACGCTGGAGCCGTCTCTGTTCTCCGGTGTCGTCAGTGCACGGCGAACGCTGAAATCCGACGTGGAGACGATTCAGACCGACGCCGCGATCAACAGCGGCAACAGCGGCGGTCCGGTGTACAACAGCGACGGGGAAGTCGTCGGCGTCGCGACGTTCGGGCCCGCGGACTCCAGCATCGAAGATACGGGCTTTGCCCTCCCCATCGAAACCGCGACGGAATTCCTCGAAGAACTCGGTGTCGAGCCCGAACAGAGCGAGCTCTCGACGACCTACCAGGAGGGGTTGAACGCGCTGTGGCGAGACGACTGCGAGACGGTCGACGAGAAGATGAACGACGTGCTGGATATGTGGTCGGACCACCCGTACGCCGAGGATATCAAAGGCGAGTGCTGAGTCGTCGTCGCTGAACCGCCGGATTTCCGGTGGACGGACTGATACGGCCAGACGACACGCGAGAGTCTGGACGCGCTACTTATCCCCGTCTGTGCCCTACATGTCGTATGGCTGACCAACCTTCGCTCCTCGTCCGCGCCGTCTGGTTCCTCCTCGTGGGCTGGTGGCTCACCGGCCTCTGGCTCTCCGTCGCCTGGCTGTTGAACGTCACCATCATCGGCATTCCGCTGGGTATCAAGATGATAAACTGGGTCCCGTACGTCCTCTCGCTGAAGAAACGCGAGCGGTACGTCGAGGCAGGCGCCGGCAAATCACAGTACTCCATCCCGGTCCGGGCCGTGTGGTTCCTCCTGGTCGGCTGGTGGGCCAGCGGCGTCTGGACCGGTGTCGCCTACACGCTGACGCTCTCTATCGTCGGCATCCCGCTTGCCGTGTGGATGTACGGCAAGCTCCCCTTCGTGGTGTCGCTGTACAACTACTGAGACTGGTCGGTCGAACGCTCGCCGTCCCGAACCGCCGTCCCGTACGCGATACCGGCTGCCGTCGCAATGATTGGGAGGGCAAGCAGCATATCGATTCCCAGCGGGCTGTACGACGCGATACCTGGCATCGTTCCCGAGAGGGAATACACCGGCCCGACCGGCAGGACACCGACGGCGGAGAGTCCGAGCAGGCCGGTCGTCCCCGTCGTCGAGAGCGGGTACCGGCTTCCGGCCCATGCCAGCCCACCCAGCCCCGCGACGAAGGTCACAGCCGTCGCCATCGGCAGTAGCGACGCGGTCCCGACGAGTGCGAGCAGAAAGGCGAGATACACCATCGACCCGATACCCGCTGCATACCCCATTCGCACCACCAGTGGCCCGTTCGTCTGTTCGGCATCGTCGGCCGTGGTCCCTGCCTGGTCTGTGGCCGCTGCCTGGTCTTCGCTCCCTCGGGACCGGCTCCGACCTGTACGGTTGCGTGTTCGCTCCCTGCGCCGGGCGGCGCTTCTGGACCCGCTTCCGCTGACACCATCGGCGGTCCACGAGGCACCGTGTCGACTCGTCGCGGACTCGTACTGCCATTCGCCGTCGGCTGCCCGCTCGTCTCGCTCGCGGTTCACCCACTGGTCGGCCTGTCCTGGTGTCGACCGCGAGCGCTCGGACCACTGTGAGTCGGACTCGCTTGCACGTGCCGTCTGCTCGGTACGGGACCGTCGGTCGGTTTGCCCCCGACCCGCGTCGGCCCAGTCGGGCCGCTGTCGCTGCCGCCGCTGTCCGGAGTCCCCAGAGCCCGCCCGGTCGCCGGTTCTCTCTCGCTGTCGGAACTGTTCGAGGGTCTCTTTCGCTTCCTGGACCTTGCGGAACTTGCCTGCCGCCTCCGGGTCGTCGGTCACGTCGGGGTGGTGCGTTTTCACCTTCTGCCGATACGCCGCTTCCAGTTCCTCGTCGCCGTCGGAAATCGACACCCCGAGAATCTCACGGGCCCGGTCCGTATCCATCTAGAATCGCTCCATCGTGCGGACGCAGATCGCCCCAGCCAGACCGAAACCGCTCGCTATCATTGCTCCCATGCCGAGTATCCGTCCGTTCTGGATACTGGTAAGAGGGACCTGACTTATAAAATTTTTCGAGAAAAATATAAAATTAACTATCGGTATCTGTGTCCGCCGCCGCATCTCGACAGGTGACAGCGGAAGATACCGACGGCCCTCGACGCCGACGGATTCTCCACGGTGGAGGCCTATGGTAGCCCATGGCACTCGGCCAGCTCGAACTCGCTTTGCGCGTCCTCGCGGGCCTGTTCGTCATCGTCGCGCCGACGCTGCTCTTTCTCGGCCTCTGGCGCGGCCTGCAGTCGATGCAGGACGACGCGCTCGTCCGGCGGGTCAGAGAGCGCGCCGAGGCCGACGACGCCTCGGGACTCTCGCTCAGCCCCACGGCCTCGCCGGACTCGCCGGTCGTGACCTGTCCGACCTGTGGCGCTGGTAACCGCGACGACACCGCCTACTGTCGACAGTGCCTCTGAACCTTTTTCTGCGTCGGGTTCGCGCAAAGCGCGAACCGCTCCTCGAAAAACGTTCGCGAAAAAGGCCGGTGGCTCACTCCGTTCGCCACCGGGGAAACGGCTCCCTTCGGTCGCCGTACACTCAGTCGTCCGCGGTCGCCCGGCTCCCGCCCGCCCCGCCCGACAGTGGCGTTCGCTCCACGACCGTCCCGTCGTAGGTCGGATACTGCTCGACGATTTCGCCTTTGGGCACGTCGCCCTCCTCGACCATCTCCTCTAAGAGCCACCAGGCGAGTTCGACGTGCTCGGACTTGGCGACGTAGAACTCCTCGGGGACGCCCAGTTCGTCGAGGCGGGCCTCGCTCACCCATGCCTTTCCATACACGAGCGTGCCGTCCTCGGTGACGTCGTCGAACTCCCGGCGGATGTTCTCGGCCATCCGCTTCAGTCGGGAGCGGTGCTGGGCGGCGTCTTTGAAGACGCTGGTACAGAAGTAGACCTTCTCGTGGTCACCCATCTGTTCGAGGATGTCGTGAGAGCCCTCGACGGCGCTCATGTGGTCTTCCTTGAGCTCGAACCCTTCCTCCTGCATCCGGCGGTAGTTGCCGTCGGACATCTCGAACTCGTTGATGTTACAGAAGTCCGCGGCGCCCTCGTCGAGGAACTCCAGGAACTCCGGTTCGGCGCGGATGCCGGGAATCTCGAAGGCCGGGGTGAGTCCTTCCTCGCGGGCGATGTAGAGAATCTCCTCCCACTCGGTGCCGTGCATATCGCCCCACAGCTCCAGTGGCGGGTGGAAGCGAATCTCGTCCAGGCCCGCCTCGCTGAGCCGGCGCATATTCTCGCGACCGCCGGTGATACCGGTGTAGAGGTGCGTGTGGTGGTCCTCGCCGAACTCGTCTTTGAGCAGTTCCAGATAGTGACAGGTCCGGTCGAGTACCTCCTGTGGTTCGCCGCCCGTAATCGAGGTGCCCAGCGCGCTCATGCGCTTTGCCTCCTCGATGACGTCGCTGTCGTCCTCGATGGGACGCTCGTTGGCGTACATCTGGGTGACGTTCTTGCGGTTCTCCCCGAGAGGGCAGTAGAAACAGTCCCGCTGGTCGCAGTAGCCGTAGACAAAGAGTACCATCTTGCCGCCTTTGGCGCACTGCTCGCAGCCCTCGGAGATCATTGAGTACCAATCCTTGCTCGTGGAGTGACAAAAAGCGTGCGAAACTGGCCGCACGGATGGCGTCGCTCAAACCGGGGTTTGAGCGAACGTCGCCTATAGGGTCCGCACCCGTGTCGGCCCACGTATGGTCGACGGTAACTCCCGACGCTCGTACATCAAACTGCTCGCGGCGGGCGCTGGAACCGCGCTGGCGGGCTGTTCGTCGCTGGGCTCGCCGGGCGAGCGGGACGACCCGACGCCCGGCACGACGACCGAGACGCCGACGCCCAGCGACCCGTCGGTAGAGAAAATCGACGACTGGCAGTACGAGCCGGGCGAGACGGACGGTGGCTACTCCCAGTCGTCGGGTGGCAGCCAGGCTCGACACCGAACTCGAGACGATGGACACGATTCTGGAGACGGCCGCGGACCCGTCGAGCGAGACGGACGACGGGAGCTGACCGCACGTCGCCGCCGGGCTTATGCCGCCGCCACGACCAGTAAGCGTATGGCCGGGCCGCGGCGGGACGCCACCGGACCCCCGGTCGGCCGACCCGGGCCACGTCAGATAGGCACGCCGTTGATACGTGTCAGATTCCAATATGGACTATGGACGACGAGGAGGCAGACCCGGTCGGCGGGTCGCTCCCGATGGGTGACTCACTCGACGAGCGGGTCCTGGCGGCCAGCGAAGAACTCATCCGCTACGTCGAGGTCATCGCCGCGCTGGTCATCGTGTTACTGTTCGCCATCGGCGTGTTCGACCTCGGGCTCCAGATATTCAACAGCGCACTCAGCGGCCGCATCACCGACCCGCTGGTCGTGGTCGGCTTCATCGACACCGCCCTCCTCCTCTTTATCATCGTCGAGGTGTACCAGACCGTCGTCGCCTACACGCAGGAGAGCGAGACCCGCCGCATCGTCCGGCTGGTCATCTACACGGGCGTCATCGCGATGGTCCGGAAAGCCATCATCTTCCGGACGGGCGAGTACGCCGACGAGGAGGCGGCGCTGATGGCCGCCGGCTCGTACACGCTCATCATCATCGGGCTCGCCGTGTTGCTCGTCGTGGAACGTCGCACCACGTAGGGTGGCAATCTTTGCCACGCCCGAAGACAATTAAAGGCCGCTGGCATACCACCGACCAATGCTGCTGGTGCTGTGCGTGGACCTGGACGACGACCTCGGGCGCAAGACCGACGTCGAGACGCCCGTCGTCGGCCGCGACAACGTCGTCGACGCAGCCGTCGCGCTGGCCAGCGCGGACCCGGAGGACTCCGACGTCAACGTCCTCTTCGAGGGGGTCCACATCGCCGACGAGATCGACGACGAGCCCGTCGAGGTCGCGGCGGTCACGGGCGTCGACGCCGGCGACGTGGCCGCCAACCGCGCCGTCGGCGAGGAGGTCGACACCGTCCTCGCATCCCTCGCGGCCAACGAGGACGTCCGGGCCATCGTCGTGACCGACGGCGCCCAGGACGAGTCCGTCGTACCGGTCATCCGCTCGCGCATCCGCATCGACGGGGTCCGCCGCGTCGTCGTCCGGCAGGCACAGGACCTCGAATCGATGTACTACACTATCAAGCAGGTGCTCAACGACCCCGAGACGCGGGGGACTATTCTCGTCCCGCTCGGCATCCTCCTGCTCATCTACCCGATGACAATCGCCGTCGAGTCCCTGGGCTATCCAGGGTCGGCGCTTGGCATCATTTCGGGCCTGCTGGGACTCTACGTGCTGGGGCGTGGGCTCGGCGTCGAGCGCATCCTCGACGAGGCCGTCGACCGCGCGACCTCCGGCTTCTACGGCGGCCGCATCACCATCATCACCTACGTCGTCGCCGCGGCCCTGCTGGCCATCGGCGGGCTCAGCGGCGTCACCGCCTACGAGAACCAGCCCAAACCCCTCTCGGCCGTCGAGGTGCTCGCAGCGCTGGTCAACGGCGCAGTCCAGTGGTTCGCCGCCGCCGGCATCACCTCCAGCCTGGGCCGGGTAACCGACGAGTACCTCAACGGGAGCTTCGAGTGGCGCTACCTCAACGCGCCCTTCTACGTACTGGCCATCGGCGGCGTCCTCCACGGACTCAGCGCCTTCTTCCTCGGTAGTCGCACCCTGGAGTATCTCGCCGTCGTCCTCACCGGCGGGACGCTGCTGGGACTGGCGAGCACACTCGCCTTCGCCATCGCCGAGTCTCGCCTGAACGCCGCCGAGCGCCACAACCAAGGCCCTGGCGGCCCCTCCTCGGAGTAATGTACGTCTCCCGCGCCGTGAAAAGTATCCGCGAGGACCCCATCGAGGGCGAATCGGTCGGACTCGCGCTGACGACGGCTGACGACGCCGACCCGGACGCCGTCGCCGCGGCCGCCGAAGCCGCCGGCGGGACCGTCGAACGCCGCCTCCAGTTCGACGACCTCGCCGTCTCGGTGGCCCACGAGGCCGTCGCCGACGTCTGTGCCATCGACGGGCTCGACGCCGTCGAGACGACCGACGCCATCGCTATCACGACCGAAGCGGCGACCGACGAGGATGTCGAGTTCGACGGGTGACCCCACGGTCAGTTTCGTCGTGCCCGCCAGGAACGAGGCCGACTATCTCCCCGCGACGCTGTCCTCGATTCGGTCGACGGCGGCGTCGGTCGACCACGAGTGTCTCGTCGTCGACGGCGACAGCGACGACGACACCCGAGCTATCGCCAGTGACCACGGCGCTCGCGTCCTTACCTGCCCGGCCACGGGCCAGGGAGACGCCAGACACCGCGGCGCCCGCCACGCGAGCGGCCAGTGGCTCGCCTTTATCGACGCCGACACCCGCCTGCGACCCGACTACACCGAGGCGATGCTCTCCTTTGTCCGTGACCGGGACCTCGCCGGGGCCAACAGCCGCTGTCGCGTCACCGGCGGCTGGCGCACCGTTCCCTTCGAATGCCTCTTCAACCACGGGTTGCCCAGACTGTCGCCGCCGCCGTTCCCGGGGTTCAACGTCTTCGTCTCGCGGCCGGCGTACTTCGACGTGGGCGGGTTCGCGAGCGGCCCCAACGAGGACCTCACCTTCAGCCACCGGCTCGGCCGGGCCTACGCCACCGCGACCTGCCCCCGTGTCCTCGTCGAGACCTCCGGCCGGCGGATGACCGAGGACGGCATCCTCCGGACAGTCGGCTACTACACGAAACTCGAATATCGACGACTGCGCGCCGCCGAAAGCCGTAACTGACTCATAATACGTGCAGTATAATGTGCTATGAGCGCGCTCACCCATCCCGTCGTCGTCCTCGGGATGCTCTCGACAGCGCTCGCGTTGCTCATCGCGGGGGTGGCCTGGCAACAGCGAGCGACGCGGGGCGCACGGACCTACACGGTCCTGATGGTCACACTGGCCGTGTGGTCGACGCTATACGTCGGGCAGCTGCTCGTGCCGACGGTGGCCGGCAAGCGCCCGTGGTTCGTCGCTCGGCACGCGATGAGTCCGCTGTTCGCGATGGCGTTCTGGGTGTTCGCCGCCCAGTACACCGACCGCCGGGAACTGCTCGACCGCCGGCTACTGGCCCCCATCGTCGCCGTCGGCCTCGCCTTCGTCGGCCTGGTACTGGTAAATCCCGGCGAGCTGTACTGGTCGGCGCTCGCGCTCGACACGATGGGTGCGCTCTTCCTGCTCGAACTCACGCTCGGCCCGCTGTTCTGGCTCAACTGCGTCTACATCTTCGGGGTCGTCGGCGTCGCCCACGTCCTTATCGTCTCGACGTGGAAACGCACCTTCGCCAGCTATCGGCCACAGCTGCTCGTGTTGACGGTCGTCGGCTCCGTCGAGTTCGGCCTCTCCGTGCTCTTTCTCTCGGAACACACGACGCTGCTCCCGGCGCTGAACCCATGGCCCAACGTCCAGCTCATCACCTACGGCGCGACCATCGCCGCCATCCCCATCGGCTGGTCGTACGTCAACGACTTCTTCTTCGACATCCAGCCCCTGGCCCGCCAGGCCGTCATCGAGAGCATGGACGACGCCGTCTACATCGTCGACCGCGAGGGGACGATTCGGTACACGAACCCGCCGGGGAACCGACTCCTGGGCCGGTCCCCCGACGCCGACGCTCCGACCGAACCGGTCGAGACGGCCTTCGCCGCCCGGCCGACGCTGTTGTCCTGCTACGAGCAGTCCGTCGCCGGCACCCCGGTCGACGACGACACCATCCTCGCCTGCGAGATAGACGGCGAGCAGCGCTTCTACGACATCGGCGTCTCCACGATAGAAAACTCCACGGGGGAGGGCGCCGGCGTCGTCGTCGTCGGTCGCGACATCACCGAGGAACGTCGCCAGCGCGGCCAGCTCCAGGTTCGCACCGCCCAGCTCGAACGCCAGAACGAACGCTTAGACCAGTTCGGCCAGTTCGTCTCCCACGACCTGCGCAACCCAATCCAGGTCGCCTCGGGCTACGTCGAACTCGCCCGCGAGACGGAGGACCTCTCCCGGCTCGACGACGTCGACCGCGCCATCCGCCGGATGAGCGAGATGGTCGAGGAGCTGCGCGAACTGACTACCGTCGACCGCGACAGCCTCGACGCGGACCGCGTCAACGTCGCCCAGACCGCCCACACTGCCTGGGCCCACGTCGACACCGGCGACGCCGCTCTGCGGGTCTCCGAAAACGCCATCATCATCGCCGACCCCGACTACCTGCTCCACATCTTCGAGAACCTCTTTCGGAACTCGATGGAACACGGGCTCCCCGAGGAGACCGGCGCGGCGTTGGGCGACGGCGGCGGCCTCACCGTCACCGTCGGCCCGCTCGACGGCGGCTTCTTCATCGAAGACGACGGCGTCGGCATCCCCGAAGACGAACGCGACGCCGTCCTCGACCACGGCTACACCACCACCAACGAGGGCACCGGCCTCGGAATGTCTATCGTCCGCACCATCGCCGACGCCCACGAGTGGACCGTCTCTGTGACGGAGAGCGACGCCGGTGGGGCGCGGTTCGAGTTCCGGAACGTGGACCGGCCCGGGGAATGAGGCGTGTGAGTAGCGGTCAGGCACGTAGGCGTTGGTGCGTTGAGCCAGAAAGCCCCGCTAGCAACGACTGGAACCGACAGCGTGAACAGCCAGAAAGTCCCTGGAGACGCTTCTCGTCTCCCAACCCTCGCGGAGCCGGAGGCCCCGCTCAGTCCCACCCATGTCGGCTGGCCAAACAGCTACGGGTGGGACTGTCTGGCTGTATCTGATGTCTGCTACCACAGTGGGACCGCTCCCAGAGCGGCGCTGGAATATTAATGCCCGACGTAGCCGGCCGATTCGGACGGTTTTTGACGCTGCCCCGTTTTTGGCCCCGTGTGGGCACGTAGCTCAGCCCGGATAGAGCGTCGGACTTCTAATCCGACGGTCGTGGGTTCGAATCCCACCGTGCCCGTCGACCTTTTTCGTCGTCGCCCTTCCTCGCGAGCCTACGGCTCGCTGCGGGAGGGCTCCTCGAAAAACGTCGATGAAAAAGGCCGGCATCTCGCTTCGCTCGATGCCGGTGAACCGCGCTTACTTCGTTCGCGCGGACATCCCGCAATCTTGGGGATTCGGGTAATGGTGTGAGGACCCCGTCCAAACATCGATTGCTCTGGAAGGAAGAGCAGAATGTCGGCAGCTGGTTCGAGACACCCGAAACCCGCGAACTGAGCGACCCAGTATTTCCGACGCCGCTCGTCGATATTGTGATTCGGTGTCGTGAATTCCGTCGCGGATTACGATGTGCTTCGCTATCGATACCGATTGGTCTCGCAGCTGTTCAAGAATCCGGTCAGCTAGACATTGTTGCCAGCGGGTAGTCTTTCGTATAGAGGGTGCCCCAGCAAACACAGGCTCAGTCGAACCCGTATCGCTTGTGCGCGTCGTCGATAGCCAGTATTTCGATTACCCGGACCTCTTCTGCGGCCTCGAGAATATCGTAAAATGCCGTATGCGTTCGGCCGATATGCAACCGGTATAGCTCCTTGCCGTCGACGACGAGCTTCTCCCTGTCGCCGGACCCGGCGTCCGGCCTCGGGTAGGGGTCGTCGGCCAGTTTCTGAAGGTTGTCCTTGACGATTCGGGCGCTCTTCTCGTCTAACGCGGCGACGTACTCGCGGGCTTCCGCCGCGAGGAGGACCTCATAACTCATCGAGCGAGGTCAGCTCGTCGCTGTCTACCTCTCGCACCGTCTTCGCTCGTTCGGCCAGTTGTCGGCGCTGGTGTTCCTGTATCAACTCACCCAGCAGGTCGTCGTACGTCTCACCGGCCTCTTTCAGTTCGCTCAGCTCTTTCCACCGTTCCTCGGTGACTGGGATTCGCTTGGTTGCCTTCGACATGAGTGCCCCCTCGTGTGCAATCCTTACAATCGTTACAACAAAAACCTTCGGCGACACGGCTGTTTTTGGGTAGACTTCGGCACCGGCGAGACCCCAGTCGTGGTGCCAGAGACAGGAGAAACGCGCTCGACGACCCGAACCTCTAGTTCTCCGTCAGCCGACCCACGGCCTGGGACACTTCCTCTATCGTCGCGGCCTGTTCCTCGTTGGCGGCGGCGATCTGTTCGGCTTCGGCGGCGACGGTGTCGGCCTGTGCGACGAGTTCGTCCAGCATACTCGCGACTTCCTCGGTGCTTGCGGCCTGTTCGTCGGTGGCGTCGGAGACCTCGCGGATGCCCTGGGCGGTCTCCTGGACGGCGTCGGCGATGTCGTCGAGCAGCTCCATCGCTTCGGAGACGCGCTCGATGCCGGCCTCTATCTGTTCGGTCGTCTCGTCTAAGCTCTCGACGGTGTCCTCGGTGTCGGCCTCGATGGCGTGGACGAGCGTCTCTATCTCCTGGGCGCGCTCCTGTGAGTCGCCGGCCAGGGACTTGACCTCGTCGGCGACGACGGCGAAGCCGCTGCCGGCCTCACCGGCGCGAGCGGCTTCGATGGAGGCGTTCAGCGCGAGGATGTTGGTCTGTTCGGCGATGTCGTTGATGACCTCGACGACGGAATCGATTTCGCCGACCCGGTCCTGGAGTTCGTCCACGTCGTCTGAGACGTCGTCGACGGCGTCGCCGACGTCGTCCATCACGCCCATAGCGTCGTCGGCGGCCGACTGGCCGTCCTCGGCGAGGTCACGCGCCCGCTGACTGTTGCCCTCGACCTCGCTGGCGCTGGCGGCGACCTCCTCGACGGTGGCGCTCATGTTCGACACCTCGCTGGCGATGGACTGGATGCGCTCGGACTGTTCGCCGGTCAGGTCGGATATCTGCTGGGAGGACTGGGCGACGCCGTCGGAGGACTCCTTGAGCTCGGCCATCGGCGTTTCGAGGTCGTCCTCGACCTCCGCGGCGAGTTGCTCGCGCTGTTCGATCTCGTCCTGGAGCTTCTGGCTGTAGGAGTGGATGTACGTGTCCGCGACGACCTGCATGTCCAGATTGATGATTCGCAACACGGATATGATATCCTCGCGGAGGTCAGCAATCTCCTCGCCGACCACGCCCTGGACGGTATCGAGCACGTCTCCGTCCGACACATCCCCGCCGGCTGTGGCGGTGCCACCGTCCGTCGCGGCGTCTCCGAGCGAGGCCTGGAGTCGCTCGGTGATGCGTTCGCTCGCCCGCTCGGTCAGCAAGGGGAGGATGAGGTCGTAGTAGACCCCGTACTGGCCGATGTAGTGTTTCATCGGCATCTCGAGGATATCGTGCAGCTTGCCGATGCGGGCGCGGTTCTTGAAGTACTCCTCGCCGTACTCCCCGTCGCCCAGCGTGACGAAATACGCCTTCTGCGTTTCCTTCAGTGCGTCGACGGCTTTGGGTGACCGGCCGATTACCTCGACCGTCTGCTCGTACTGCGTGAGGTTCTCGTAGAACATCTCGCCGATCGACTCGGCGTTGTCTTCGAACAGCGGCCGGAGCGCCGCCAGTCGCTCCCGGTCGCTGTCGTCGAAGTTCACGAAGTCCTTCCGCCACTGAATCTCCGTCTGGTCCAGTCCGATCTCTCGGACGAGTGCGTCGACATCGACCTGGTCGTTCAGCCCGCCCTGGCCGAATTTGGAAGCGTAGTCCGCCATACGAGGACTGAGAGTAATCTATTACTTATACTTACAGCGGCAGTATTCACGTTTGATAGTGGTCTCACCGACAGCGGCGGGATGACCGGCCATCTCACTGGGGAACGCCGAGGGTGGTTCTGAGCGACTGCCCCCTGGGGTCCACCACAGCGTGGTGCCGGCCACTGACGCTGTCGACTGCCGACCGTCTCGGCGTCGTTTCCCGTCCCTTCTGGCAGGTCGCAAGCGTTTTGCCGGCGGCCACTGTACCCCGACTCATGCCCGACTGTCCGCTCGCCGACGACTGCCCAAGCTTCACAGAACGCATCGAGGGGATGGGCTGTACGCACTACGGCGACCGCGGGGGTGCCGAGTGGTGTAACCACTAC is part of the Haloarcula salinisoli genome and encodes:
- a CDS encoding S1C family serine protease → MDRSFDGFSRREALGVFSGALTVGISGCSDLGSEETPATTSAAATPEQTATPTAPMDKPTIERQTVLRDKAAIPNIRWTVSGTIEWPEAEYYDRVQEPLLGTWEREGTELQFNDDLTFSYRESGQEATGTYETYPPEQLLRVTYSDGSEYERRYEIDTDGGTPVLELSEPDGSGTEQLEQTVDGEDGRSSVVEIIRDYGVYAAEDAETNSRDLTAGATGSGFIVSPDGYVVTNAHVVGTDKDPEEQIYYQLAAETRQAIQGELAGDDDLSESEQQELTDIFTTKLNDYYAEKSTVASVSTSVGVLSGTATPDEEFSAKSWSASVETTGSVYEEVDGETTWGRDIAVLKVDVDHPLPTVRLGDSTGLGTGADLFVIGYPTIGIESLFTDRNTTLEPSLFSGVVSARRTLKSDVETIQTDAAINSGNSGGPVYNSDGEVVGVATFGPADSSIEDTGFALPIETATEFLEELGVEPEQSELSTTYQEGLNALWRDDCETVDEKMNDVLDMWSDHPYAEDIKGEC
- a CDS encoding YccF domain-containing protein encodes the protein MADQPSLLVRAVWFLLVGWWLTGLWLSVAWLLNVTIIGIPLGIKMINWVPYVLSLKKRERYVEAGAGKSQYSIPVRAVWFLLVGWWASGVWTGVAYTLTLSIVGIPLAVWMYGKLPFVVSLYNY
- a CDS encoding J domain-containing protein translates to MDTDRAREILGVSISDGDEELEAAYRQKVKTHHPDVTDDPEAAGKFRKVQEAKETLEQFRQRERTGDRAGSGDSGQRRQRQRPDWADAGRGQTDRRSRTEQTARASESDSQWSERSRSTPGQADQWVNRERDERAADGEWQYESATSRHGASWTADGVSGSGSRSAARRRERTRNRTGRSRSRGSEDQAAATDQAGTTADDAEQTNGPLVVRMGYAAGIGSMVYLAFLLALVGTASLLPMATAVTFVAGLGGLAWAGSRYPLSTTGTTGLLGLSAVGVLPVGPVYSLSGTMPGIASYSPLGIDMLLALPIIATAAGIAYGTAVRDGERSTDQSQ
- a CDS encoding zinc ribbon domain-containing protein, with protein sequence MALGQLELALRVLAGLFVIVAPTLLFLGLWRGLQSMQDDALVRRVRERAEADDASGLSLSPTASPDSPVVTCPTCGAGNRDDTAYCRQCL
- a CDS encoding radical SAM protein gives rise to the protein MISEGCEQCAKGGKMVLFVYGYCDQRDCFYCPLGENRKNVTQMYANERPIEDDSDVIEEAKRMSALGTSITGGEPQEVLDRTCHYLELLKDEFGEDHHTHLYTGITGGRENMRRLSEAGLDEIRFHPPLELWGDMHGTEWEEILYIAREEGLTPAFEIPGIRAEPEFLEFLDEGAADFCNINEFEMSDGNYRRMQEEGFELKEDHMSAVEGSHDILEQMGDHEKVYFCTSVFKDAAQHRSRLKRMAENIRREFDDVTEDGTLVYGKAWVSEARLDELGVPEEFYVAKSEHVELAWWLLEEMVEEGDVPKGEIVEQYPTYDGTVVERTPLSGGAGGSRATADD
- a CDS encoding phosphate-starvation-inducible PsiE family protein produces the protein MDDEEADPVGGSLPMGDSLDERVLAASEELIRYVEVIAALVIVLLFAIGVFDLGLQIFNSALSGRITDPLVVVGFIDTALLLFIIVEVYQTVVAYTQESETRRIVRLVIYTGVIAMVRKAIIFRTGEYADEEAALMAAGSYTLIIIGLAVLLVVERRTT
- a CDS encoding DUF373 family protein, translated to MLLVLCVDLDDDLGRKTDVETPVVGRDNVVDAAVALASADPEDSDVNVLFEGVHIADEIDDEPVEVAAVTGVDAGDVAANRAVGEEVDTVLASLAANEDVRAIVVTDGAQDESVVPVIRSRIRIDGVRRVVVRQAQDLESMYYTIKQVLNDPETRGTILVPLGILLLIYPMTIAVESLGYPGSALGIISGLLGLYVLGRGLGVERILDEAVDRATSGFYGGRITIITYVVAAALLAIGGLSGVTAYENQPKPLSAVEVLAALVNGAVQWFAAAGITSSLGRVTDEYLNGSFEWRYLNAPFYVLAIGGVLHGLSAFFLGSRTLEYLAVVLTGGTLLGLASTLAFAIAESRLNAAERHNQGPGGPSSE
- a CDS encoding glycosyltransferase; amino-acid sequence: MSSSTGDPTVSFVVPARNEADYLPATLSSIRSTAASVDHECLVVDGDSDDDTRAIASDHGARVLTCPATGQGDARHRGARHASGQWLAFIDADTRLRPDYTEAMLSFVRDRDLAGANSRCRVTGGWRTVPFECLFNHGLPRLSPPPFPGFNVFVSRPAYFDVGGFASGPNEDLTFSHRLGRAYATATCPRVLVETSGRRMTEDGILRTVGYYTKLEYRRLRAAESRN